In Miscanthus floridulus cultivar M001 chromosome 5, ASM1932011v1, whole genome shotgun sequence, one genomic interval encodes:
- the LOC136451475 gene encoding uncharacterized protein isoform X2, translating into MAAHSRGHPAMRERGFSPAGTSPYWWIRPCAGPILFLSLLFLFLFTAAAASAAAPEEEKFTEELLLRPLPDRKALAHFHFRSSAPPAASVGRHHHIFPKAISQLVKKYHISELELSFTQGRWNYEQWGGFDPMSTNNAKPPGVELWAVFDLPLSEIDATWKNLTHTLSGLFCASINFLESSTAFSAPRWGFKLNEGNLRYGALPREAVCTENLTPWLKLLPCRDKAGIASFLYRPSIYKGYYHSQKLKLKSSQSLGIILDQTLTVVLQPNTVSGEQLHSNHGQLQPNWSMRHLFNRKLSGKCLVSKSSRVFIEVDKSIVDNVNKSGSDLSWSNELFVLSNSPDKLIKGQNHVEIQSSFLYVYDASNYTEEKPLDVGITWKLPLIWTCTPSPFHASRFLMGSGNERGSIALSFMSTNLHKQISGSPTDCSIKAVIFQVVPWYVKVYYHSLEIFIDGSRKTVSEVVDKIHVIPSEDKLLPGTLEMLLRFPCSMQSGTLTLDFDKGFLHIDEYPPDANQGFDIPSALVSFPEFSSARSYPEIDPVLGSPLLENFQEDSVVKSYTEVLLVPLTTPDFSMPYNVITFTCTVLALYFGSLLNALRRRIGEEERELKKTATRHGLIPRLVAKLRGQKVDPTESGSSSESTGSKKLLFKVVFVAVAAVLFHYFSNNS; encoded by the exons ATGGCCGCACATAGCAGAGGGCATCCGGCCATGAGGGAAAGGGGGTTCTCGCCGGCGGGGACCTCGCCATATTGGTGGATCCGCCCCTGCGCTGGACCGATCCTCTTCTtgtccctcctcttcctcttcctctttacCGCCGCCGCGGCGTCTGCGGCGGCGCCTGAGGAGGAGAAATTCACGGAGGAGCTGCTCCTGCGGCCGCTCCCGGACCGCAAGGCACTGGCCCACTTCCACTTCCGCTCCTCTGCGCCCCCCGCTGCCTCCGTTGGTCGGCACCACCACATCTTCCCCAAGGCCATATCCCAGCTG GTTAAAAAGTATCATATTAGTGAGTTGGAGCTATCTTTCACCCAGGGAAGATGGAACTATGAGCAGTGGGGTGGATTTGATCCTATGTCAACTAATAATGCAAAGCCTCCTGGTGTTGAGCTGTGGGCAGTTTTTGATCTTCCTTTGTCTGAAATTGATGCAACATGGAAGAACCTGACACATACACTCTCTGGCCTATTTTGTGCATCCATCAACTTTTTGGAGTCTTCAACTGCATTTTCTGCTCCTCGTTGGGGATTTAAATTGAATGAAGGCAATTTGCGATATGGTGCATTGCCTCGTGAAGCAGTATGCACCGAGAATCTGACACCTTGGTTGAAACTTCTTCCATGTCGTGACAAAGCTGGGATAGCTTCTTTTCTGTACAGGCCTTCAATTTACAAAGGATATTACCATTCGCAAAAACTGAAACTGAAATCCTCCCAGTCACTTGGTATTATTCTTGATCAAACTCTGACTGTTGTGCTCCAACCAAATACTGTAAGTGGCGAACAGCTACATTCCAATCATGGTCAACTTCAGCCCAACTGGTCCATGAGACATCTTTTCAACAGAAAGTTGTCAGGGAAATGCCTTGTTTCTAAATCCAGCAGAGTATTCATTGAGGTTGATAAAAGCATTGTTGACAATGTTAACAAATCTGGAAGTGATCTTTCTTGGAGTAATGAACTCTTTGTATTGTCTAATAGCCCGGACAAGTTGATCAAAGGTCAAAATCACGTAGAAATTCAATCTTCTTTTTTATATGTATATGATGCTAGTAACTACACTGAGGAAAAACCTTTGGATGTGGGCATAACTTGGAAGCTTCCCCTCATATGGACTTGCACCCCATCACCTTTTCATGCAAGCAGATTTCTTATGGGCAGTGGAAATGAAAGAGGGTCAATTGCTCTGTCGTTTATGTCCACTAATCTTCATAAGCAGATATCCGGCAGCCCAACTGATTGTTCAATAAAGGCAGTTATTTTCCAGGTTGTTCCATGGTATGTTAAGGTCTATTATCACAGCCTAGAAATATTTATAGATGGGAGCAGGAAGACTGTGTCAGAAGTAGTTGACAAGATTCATGTCATTCCTTCAGAAGACAAGCTTTTGCCTGGTACCCTGGAGATGCTACTAAGATTCCCTTGCAGTATGCAGTCAGGAACTCTGACATTGGATTTTGACAAG GGATTCCTGCATATAGATGAATATCCTCCTGATGCTAATCAAGGATTTGACATTCCTTCAGCTTTGGTTAGCTTTCCTGAGTTCAGTTCTGCTCGAAGTTACCCTGAAATTGATCCAGTACTTGGATCTCCTTTACTAGAAAATTTCCAG GAAGATAGTGTTGTGAAGTCGTATACAGAAGTATTGCTTGTTCCCCTGACAACTCCTGATTTCAGCATGCCATACAATGTCATCACCTTCACATGCACTGTCTTAGCTCTTTACTTTGGCTCATTATTGAATGCTTTGAGACGAAGGATTGGTGAGGAAGAGAGGGAGTTGAAGAAAACAG CCACAAGGCATGGGCTCATTCCTCGGTTGGTAGCAAAGTTAAGGGGGCAGAAGGTGGATCCAACAGAGTCAGGGTCCTCATCTGAATCGACTGGATCAAAGAAGCTGCTATTCAAGGTTGTATTTGTTGCAGTAGCTGCAGTTCTATTTCACTATTTCTCAAACAACAGTTAA
- the LOC136451475 gene encoding uncharacterized protein isoform X1, producing MAAHSRGHPAMRERGFSPAGTSPYWWIRPCAGPILFLSLLFLFLFTAAAASAAAPEEEKFTEELLLRPLPDRKALAHFHFRSSAPPAASVGRHHHIFPKAISQLVKKYHISELELSFTQGRWNYEQWGGFDPMSTNNAKPPGVELWAVFDLPLSEIDATWKNLTHTLSGLFCASINFLESSTAFSAPRWGFKLNEGNLRYGALPREAVCTENLTPWLKLLPCRDKAGIASFLYRPSIYKGYYHSQKLKLKSSQSLGIILDQTLTVVLQPNTVSGEQLHSNHGQLQPNWSMRHLFNRKLSGKCLVSKSSRVFIEVDKSIVDNVNKSGSDLSWSNELFVLSNSPDKLIKGQNHVEIQSSFLYVYDASNYTEEKPLDVGITWKLPLIWTCTPSPFHASRFLMGSGNERGSIALSFMSTNLHKQISGSPTDCSIKAVIFQVVPWYVKVYYHSLEIFIDGSRKTVSEVVDKIHVIPSEDKLLPGTLEMLLRFPCSMQSGTLTLDFDKGFLHIDEYPPDANQGFDIPSALVSFPEFSSARSYPEIDPVLGSPLLENFQEDSVVKSYTEVLLVPLTTPDFSMPYNVITFTCTVLALYFGSLLNALRRRIGEEERELKKTATRHGLIPVLILLQPQGMGSFLGW from the exons ATGGCCGCACATAGCAGAGGGCATCCGGCCATGAGGGAAAGGGGGTTCTCGCCGGCGGGGACCTCGCCATATTGGTGGATCCGCCCCTGCGCTGGACCGATCCTCTTCTtgtccctcctcttcctcttcctctttacCGCCGCCGCGGCGTCTGCGGCGGCGCCTGAGGAGGAGAAATTCACGGAGGAGCTGCTCCTGCGGCCGCTCCCGGACCGCAAGGCACTGGCCCACTTCCACTTCCGCTCCTCTGCGCCCCCCGCTGCCTCCGTTGGTCGGCACCACCACATCTTCCCCAAGGCCATATCCCAGCTG GTTAAAAAGTATCATATTAGTGAGTTGGAGCTATCTTTCACCCAGGGAAGATGGAACTATGAGCAGTGGGGTGGATTTGATCCTATGTCAACTAATAATGCAAAGCCTCCTGGTGTTGAGCTGTGGGCAGTTTTTGATCTTCCTTTGTCTGAAATTGATGCAACATGGAAGAACCTGACACATACACTCTCTGGCCTATTTTGTGCATCCATCAACTTTTTGGAGTCTTCAACTGCATTTTCTGCTCCTCGTTGGGGATTTAAATTGAATGAAGGCAATTTGCGATATGGTGCATTGCCTCGTGAAGCAGTATGCACCGAGAATCTGACACCTTGGTTGAAACTTCTTCCATGTCGTGACAAAGCTGGGATAGCTTCTTTTCTGTACAGGCCTTCAATTTACAAAGGATATTACCATTCGCAAAAACTGAAACTGAAATCCTCCCAGTCACTTGGTATTATTCTTGATCAAACTCTGACTGTTGTGCTCCAACCAAATACTGTAAGTGGCGAACAGCTACATTCCAATCATGGTCAACTTCAGCCCAACTGGTCCATGAGACATCTTTTCAACAGAAAGTTGTCAGGGAAATGCCTTGTTTCTAAATCCAGCAGAGTATTCATTGAGGTTGATAAAAGCATTGTTGACAATGTTAACAAATCTGGAAGTGATCTTTCTTGGAGTAATGAACTCTTTGTATTGTCTAATAGCCCGGACAAGTTGATCAAAGGTCAAAATCACGTAGAAATTCAATCTTCTTTTTTATATGTATATGATGCTAGTAACTACACTGAGGAAAAACCTTTGGATGTGGGCATAACTTGGAAGCTTCCCCTCATATGGACTTGCACCCCATCACCTTTTCATGCAAGCAGATTTCTTATGGGCAGTGGAAATGAAAGAGGGTCAATTGCTCTGTCGTTTATGTCCACTAATCTTCATAAGCAGATATCCGGCAGCCCAACTGATTGTTCAATAAAGGCAGTTATTTTCCAGGTTGTTCCATGGTATGTTAAGGTCTATTATCACAGCCTAGAAATATTTATAGATGGGAGCAGGAAGACTGTGTCAGAAGTAGTTGACAAGATTCATGTCATTCCTTCAGAAGACAAGCTTTTGCCTGGTACCCTGGAGATGCTACTAAGATTCCCTTGCAGTATGCAGTCAGGAACTCTGACATTGGATTTTGACAAG GGATTCCTGCATATAGATGAATATCCTCCTGATGCTAATCAAGGATTTGACATTCCTTCAGCTTTGGTTAGCTTTCCTGAGTTCAGTTCTGCTCGAAGTTACCCTGAAATTGATCCAGTACTTGGATCTCCTTTACTAGAAAATTTCCAG GAAGATAGTGTTGTGAAGTCGTATACAGAAGTATTGCTTGTTCCCCTGACAACTCCTGATTTCAGCATGCCATACAATGTCATCACCTTCACATGCACTGTCTTAGCTCTTTACTTTGGCTCATTATTGAATGCTTTGAGACGAAGGATTGGTGAGGAAGAGAGGGAGTTGAAGAAAACAG CCACAAGGCATGGGCTCATTCCAGTATTAATTCTGTTACAGCCACAAGGCATGGGCTCATTCCTCGGTTGGTAG
- the LOC136449479 gene encoding uncharacterized protein isoform X2: MARAEQESLAAPLLEPTATARQRVPFVEVRLYRRGDGPVAIFRSDLSGPGRDRLDVRRIQANHGIRALFAFRPEGPRRGRGLRIRCDPAAGYSALPFRDGTAIALDGESRESWTKPVSVIVAGLLVPAVMVMVAVAVNGVPEPLRSSRLVNGMFPPWILVSAVIIFALARPRPRAP; encoded by the exons ATGGCGCGTGCGGAACAGGAATCGCTGGCTGCGCCGCTGCTCGAGCCGACCGCGACGGCGAGACAGCGCGTACCGTTCGTAGAGGTGCGGCTGTACCGGCGGGGCGACGGCCCGGTGGCGATCTTCCGGTCGGACCTGTCGGGCCCTGGGCGGGACCGCCTCGACGTGCGCCGCATCCAGGCGAACCACGGCATCCGGGCGCTGTTCGCCTTCAGGCCCGAGGGACCCCGCCGCGGGCGCGGCCTCCGGATCAGGTGCGACCCAGCCGCCGGCTACTCCGCGCTGCCGTTCCGCGACGGCACCGCCATCGCCCTCGATGGCGAGTCCAGA GAGTCGTGGACGAAGCCAGTGTCGGTGATCGTCGCCGGCCTGCTGGTGCCCgcggtgatggtgatggtggcggttGCGGTCAACGGGGTGCCGGAGCCTCTGCGGTCGTCGAGGCTGGTCAACGGGATGTTCCCGCCGTGGATCCT CGTCAGCGCGGTCATCATCTTCGCTCTCGCCAGGCCGCGGCCAAGGGCTCCATAA
- the LOC136449479 gene encoding uncharacterized protein isoform X1 codes for MARAEQESLAAPLLEPTATARQRVPFVEVRLYRRGDGPVAIFRSDLSGPGRDRLDVRRIQANHGIRALFAFRPEGPRRGRGLRIRCDPAAGYSALPFRDGTAIALDGESRILPSHFLSSIPRHTGALLPSSAPSVEPAAAADRGHGGH; via the exons ATGGCGCGTGCGGAACAGGAATCGCTGGCTGCGCCGCTGCTCGAGCCGACCGCGACGGCGAGACAGCGCGTACCGTTCGTAGAGGTGCGGCTGTACCGGCGGGGCGACGGCCCGGTGGCGATCTTCCGGTCGGACCTGTCGGGCCCTGGGCGGGACCGCCTCGACGTGCGCCGCATCCAGGCGAACCACGGCATCCGGGCGCTGTTCGCCTTCAGGCCCGAGGGACCCCGCCGCGGGCGCGGCCTCCGGATCAGGTGCGACCCAGCCGCCGGCTACTCCGCGCTGCCGTTCCGCGACGGCACCGCCATCGCCCTCGATGGCGAGTCCAGA ATACTCCCCAGTCACTTCCTCAGCTCCATCCCTCGCCACACCGGCGCTTTGCTGCCGTCGTCTGCTCCTTCCGTGGAGCCAGCTGCTGCGGCCGACCGGGGCCATGGCGGGCATTGA
- the LOC136449480 gene encoding ubiquitin-conjugating enzyme E2 2 has protein sequence MSTPARKRLMRDFKRLMQDPPAGISGAPQDNNIMLWNAVIFGPDDTPWDGGTFKLTLQFNEEYPNKPPTVRFVSRMFHPNIYADGSICLDILQNQWSPIYDVAAILTSIQSLLCDPNPNSPANSEAARMFSENKREYNRKVREVVEQSWTAD, from the exons ATGTCGACCCCTGCAAGGAAGAGGTTGATGAGGGACTTCAAGCGGTTGATGCAGGACCCTCCGGCTGGCATAAGTGGCGCCCCGCAGGATAACAACATAATGTTGTGGAATGCTGTCATATTTGG ACCTGATGATACCCCGTGGGATGGAG GTACGTTCAAGCTGACTCTCCAGTTTAATGAAGAATATCCAAATAAGCCACCAACCGTGCGCTTTGTTTCTAGGATGTTTCATCCAAACA TTTATGCTGATGGAAGCATATGCTTAGATATCCTGCAGAATCAGTGGAGTCCGATATATGATGTAGCTGCAATACTCACGTCGATCCAG TCATTGTTGTGCGACCCAAACCCGAATTCGCCCGCTAACTCTGAAGCTGCCCGCATGTTCAGCGAGAACAAGCGAGAGTACAACCGCAAAGTGCGGGAGGTCGTGGAGCAGAGCTGGACGGCGGACTGA